A region of the Nothobranchius furzeri strain GRZ-AD chromosome 13, NfurGRZ-RIMD1, whole genome shotgun sequence genome:
tctattCTTATTTCTTATATTTGgatataaaggggttgcatattagaccttaaatcactctaaaacataaaatccgaattggaaaaaagttgtttattttactttgaaaccaacaaacatttatgacgaatgttttttagaatttagaatggtaatctagactatacatttataaaaaatatgaataaatatagcaaataacacattttttaataaattattagccctctggggtccagggcgtaaatcaccgtttttgactcattttggtatttcttttgtattttctaataaaaacaataaatattgccttagggGGTATCAtctttttcaggacaacctggactatctgaatttatacttattttattaatttggcaataatgtacatgcattttggTGTGgctctgacagctgcgcggcgccgcccactcctcttgttggatctccgaggagctggatctctgccttcatcctctacctcatcatgacccaactcttctatgaggaaggatggatctgccacatcgtcatcaacatcctcgctgtttgcctcagactccggctgcgagtctccgtccacttcctctgcttccagttcaaaaaacagacgtactatctgaactgcctggtggacatttatccttctcatcatcctttatgtaagcctaataaaagcctactaaactgcagagacgatatatctgtccggatcgctccaaaatatgaagtttaccgacaatatctgtctaattgtttgttgttactctgtccgcgccactcctttccccgcgaagcggctcctttttgcacacatcttgttactcgtgcggccttcctctctctcagctacataatgatactttttatcagttgcatatgtgagacgtccaccaacagcaaaaggatctcatgtttttgtggttgTTTTATGTTCACGAGCACATtccctcacggattactaaactgctgttttgacaagttatcagattgtctaaaaataggtcgttttttagtttagcaTAACTCCGCTTTCGCCtattaacacaatttaaaaactggggtgtagtttatattctcctttttaaagctgagttgaaaccgaaactcagggaggcggagtcttgctgctacagcgtcccaaatcagacctgttcaaaagatgtGTATAcacgtccatggaccccagagggtaaaggctggtttatgcttgacgcatccgcgagttccgcacggctccgcgcggaaaagttgcgtcattttgcgtcattttaacaaccacgcccctccaccgcgcctccgcacggcccagaatttccgcaacactcacctcggaaaatttctaaccacgcggacggacggacggacgcggaaaaacatggcggactggcaagaactagtttggcagaggttcgtaaatacagacatatgtatgattcagctctcagagatcaccgtgatcaacatgttgtaaataattcttggagagaaattgctcgcactgtcggaaaagacgagaacgctgttaaaaatgctgaaatgccatgttgtaaaccgtaatttctacttctactatggtgtagagttgggtgcatgccgtagagctccatgctgccccctacagtttgggagaatattggctcaccgcagagacaagccgcacgaaccataaaagctgcgagttgtgaagcgcgttccatccgcgagccgcatcaccaagcgggaagtgaatgcgtcaagcataaaccaagcttaaaactgatcattccagtccttcagtgaagccaattttgggtttttaaacctgtccatactagggttgtcacgacactaaaatttcaaactcgattcgatactggggaaaaaaactcgatactcgatttcgatactatttaaaaacaccgttttattgaacaaatttattcaaaaaataacattcttcaatttatattgcaaaaattaaatgttaagaattaagtgtgtaaagtgcttaaacatttcaagtatcagcattttctaaaaactggcaaaagttaacactttaaatcatgaattgtctcactatatatacactatttgcagagtgatgttttgctgcttaaactctaaggtgcatttttgtcataagatgtaatgccatatgttttgttctgtacttttgaacaagtctgttggtcaataaagggagaaaactaatttctccacagtaggacaaaggtacatctaccggtaatcttaataaaaacagattggcgcacggcagtgacgtcattaaaagcgccggttagattagccgcggctagtctgttcatgcctagaaatcccagacccgctccaaacgaacaggggaatcatgttaatgattcctaacaaaacctttcgatattgagatgttttggtgcagataatgtcttatttcgaggctgcaccatgggtgcccgtccgcacccgttatatggatatacgctgatggcgattcgccgatggatctaaataccccggggaatccaagtagcaccaaagctgtcagcgtgagtaaacaaacatactgcatgctagaaattaagtctgggttgcaataaacgggagtttcctttaagcatataagcgtgaatatacaacaatGTGTCGGACTTGgtttgctaattaagttgggctgtgaagcgcctcccaaatttgctgtttatgtttttgtttatttatttggcagacaaaacttggatcggggaCAACTTGCATGGGAAATTGCAatatagccatgcggcgtcttcttctgtttgtctgggaggcggaggctgctttacggcatctggccgtTGTGCGTGTCGGTgttcttgaagaaggctgtgtataatagtccataatatcgataccacagggatggaatatctaatttagataccacttttagcatcgatttatatctaggtattgaTTTTTGTGACAACActagtccataccgtccggtgactctctccaagatgacatccattttgcgcactaataccggcatcgcagctagaacattgtccagcttacgattcacctcgagtaaagtctcagtctgagaagtctccacacggacggtgttttccatgggtgcgggtcgccctccagtcgctcccgtcttcccaaatatccagaaaaccagatatcctcccactccagtcaggagaaatccagtgatcatcaggccgaatatccacacgtcttcgatatcctcaatggacagctggctgaggcatatgatcttccacttcttccaggaatccagcatatatcccaccgggtgtgtcccctgtggacatttgGGAGCCtcctgctccattctcattgttgaaaaaatcttatcgattgcattgaatgaccaatttatcaaatccatggttagtaaaaatagagtttttcagaagaaatgcagagaaacgctctgtaggcagacaggacaaagagccttgggaaaaaaagataagggagcgaaagagagaagcgtctgtactcctcaagTGCCttgaagaaaataataataataataatgtgagcccaatgttcaatcaatctgggaaatgacaatgttattacttgatattataatcctgtgatcagtagtattttacaagttattataatcctggatatttgcactagacactaatgacacgtaatgctaaagtcacacgacacatttccttttgtctgatccaatcagaacctttgtttctggGGCTGggtgtggttttctgtggtgtttgtataaaccctctttttcatgtcaaattctgattcgccagtaaaccaaaatatgacaattataaaaactatcccacgccaccttttctttggtTCAAAGCGttgtagagaagtctcggaccggccatccggacttcctcttcagccataaagaacctcgacaagctggataaaatctgttgcaagttacacctgaccgcaatggttccttcagaataaaagctgaacctcacgaccccttcagggtctcggagacgccagtgataacctgtcgtgacctggaagcattccaagactagtttggtcagcaccgctgcttttctaccggcttcggtaccaaagacggtccaagaggacctcagcattctggatctaatggaggcttcccctggggtacgtagatcgacagatggcgtctcatgtgtgttataaatctcctactaaagtttagagcaaaacattcactcccactcagaactaactgcttctccggatccgctggttctgaataacattccacacatgcaccatcatcattcatctcacgtctcactccaccttagtccatcagtacagagTGTTtacgttagtcttgtttaaattgtgtagaaataaatttcttaactattttaaacctgactctctctctttcctcggagttaatacgaagtgtcgcttaatccctgcaataaaaagttccgatcttctggttaaaatagtcaaagatccgtcagattgatatttcatatttctatggaatctcacattttatggttcataagttagatgtaaacgacccattctttacatTAGCTTACATTTTATTGATGCCTATTAACAACATTCCAACGTAGCTTTAAATACATTGTAGagataacaaaaaaataaagaaattaatgAAGCAGTCTCCTCCAGTTCATTAAAAACCTCGGTCAGTCTCATGGCTCGGACCGAAACCAAACGTTTGACCATCCGGATGTGGGATTCACCGAACTGCTGCAGTTCCACATTTACCTGCGTCCTCCGCTCATTACGTGCAACAGAGCACCATTAGTGTGAGGGGTTTTCCTCAGTCAGAGGAGAGACAGCCACCTGCTTCCCCTTCGACTTTCGGACCGTAACAGTTTGTAATTGGTTGCTTTTAATAAACTATTAATAAAATATAAAGCCGTTATTTAGCATAAAGGCTGGGACCTTTGGCTGAACTGACTTTCAGTTCCTGtgactgattttttaaaggttttGGACCAATCAGGTGTCAGAGTCCTCAGACATCACCTTAAAAAGGCTTATTTCGCTTAATATGTGAAGTAAATGTGAAATAAGTCATTTGTCTGGGATCAGTCCTTCTGTATACCAGGGACAtataggagaaggagaagaacgagaaggagaaggagaagatcgAGAAGAAgacggagaagaagaaggagaaggagaacgagaaggagaagaagaaggagaacgaGATCGAGAAGAAgacggagaagaagaaggagaggaagaaggagaagaatgagaatgagaaggaggagaaggagatggctacaaaatcacagactgatggaccATGTATTTATTAAATGTTTGTAGAAACTGTCCTGTGTTCCATCCTAATGAACAGCTAAAATCCTGATTTGTGAAAACTGCGTTGGCCGCTCGTACGCACATTCCTCTGCAGAAGATTGTTGATGAATCCCGCCGTTGCACATCCAGATGTTTACTTTTACAACTCGTTACTTTCACTCAGAATCCTTCTGTTCAGGTTTGTTGTTTCATTATTACAGCTGATTTGTTGTTATTGTCTCACTTGTCTCCTGTGAAGAGTTGTGTGGATGTGGGTTactgaagctatagagataaaaaAGTCTCTGAGGATCATCAGGAGGACAACTCAGCATCGGGGGTGTGGTCACACGTGTGAAGCAAAGTCACGTTGAACCAAGGATACGGCGGTGTGTGTCTGTGAGCTTCTCTCTATAAAGAAGCAGAAGAAACACACATGTTGAGATTTGTGAGCGGGAGCTGCTTCCATGTTTAGGTTCTCAGACGTTTATCATCTGATCTTAAATCCGTGCTGCAGCTCTGATGGTTCCTTCTGAAACCCTGTGGAAGGGAAGCTTCAGCTGTAGCAGCGTTTGctcaaaatgtaaaacttcattgTGATTATTCTATCCACTAATTATGTTTCTGTTTTCATTCCAAACTAAAACAAGGATGAAGGTGAATTCCACTCAGGTTGTATATTTTACTCTAAACGCCTACTTGGACACCAGTTCATTCACCTGCTTCTTCTTCATGATAGTTCTGATCCTGTATGTTTTAATCGTTGGTTGTAACGTTCTGCTCATCGTGGTCATCTGTGTGAACAGGACTCTACATGAACCCATGTACATGTTTCTCTGCAGCCTGTTTGTGAATGAGCTGTATGGAAGTACAGGCTTGTTTCCCTTCCTGCTGATTCAGCTTCTCTCTGATGTTCACACCATTTCCGCTCCTCTCTGTTTCCTGCAGATCTTCTGCCTTCATAGTTACGCAAGTATAGAGTTTACCAACCTGGCCGTCATGTCTTACGACAGATACCTGGCCATCTGTCGTCCTCTGCAGTATAACACGCTGATGACGATGAAGAAAGTTGCAGTTCTCATAGCAGCATCGTTGGCATTTTCTATTTCAGGAGTTATGATAACAACATCTCTGAGTTTCTCCTTGCAGCTGTGTGGAAACATCATAAACAAAGTCTACTGCAACAACTACTCTATAGTTACACTGGCCTGCTCCGACACTACGGTTAATAATGTTTATGGACTAACTGGGACATCTGTGAGCGTCCTGCTCCCGGTGGTTCTGATCATCTACACCTACATGAGGATCCTTAAAGTGTGTTTTTCTGGATCCAAACAGACCCGACAGAAAGCCGTCAGCACCTGCACGCCTCACCTGGCCTCTCTGCTCAACTACACCTTTGGTTCTTGTTTTGAGGTGATTCAGAGCAGGTTTAACATGACAAGAGTTCCTAACGTTGTAAGAATATTTTTATCTTTGTACTTTCTAACATGTCAGCCTCTTTTGAACCCTCTGATGTACGGCCTGCACCTGTCTAAAATACGCAGCCTGTGGAAAAAGTTGTTTCGTAACAAGTGGAGGTAACAGCTTTCTGAGAGGTGATGCTTTTGACATGTTCACACAAATCTCCTAAGTTAACACTGATGTTATTTTGTGTGCAAAAATGAATTAAAATGATAATTCAACCGCTCTTTAACCTGCTGAAAGTTTAAACGTCCTTATTGAAAGTCTGCTAGTCACCTGCTGAttgtaatcaggtgtgttggaacagagaTAAAAGTAAAACGTGCCGGGCCCTCCTGGTTAAAGTGCTGCTTGTGAGTGAGTTTCTACTCAAGCTCCCGctttcctccaccctgacatgctTATTGATGTTGTCCCAGTGTCAAAGGTTAAAGTGTGTTTCTGGATGTTCTTGCCCTGGAGGGTCCGGTCTATCGCTGGCTGCAGCCCAGGATGGACCTTCTGTTCTTTCCACAGGAATGACGTCCAGAAACACACGTTAACCTCACAGCCGTTACTTCAGTAATGACTATGACTGTTTTACATAGCAAAAGCAGGACATGGTACaggcaagggcgcccccaaggggtggcca
Encoded here:
- the LOC107379906 gene encoding olfactory receptor 10A3; this encodes MFLFSFQTKTRMKVNSTQVVYFTLNAYLDTSSFTCFFFMIVLILYVLIVGCNVLLIVVICVNRTLHEPMYMFLCSLFVNELYGSTGLFPFLLIQLLSDVHTISAPLCFLQIFCLHSYASIEFTNLAVMSYDRYLAICRPLQYNTLMTMKKVAVLIAASLAFSISGVMITTSLSFSLQLCGNIINKVYCNNYSIVTLACSDTTVNNVYGLTGTSVSVLLPVVLIIYTYMRILKVCFSGSKQTRQKAVSTCTPHLASLLNYTFGSCFEVIQSRFNMTRVPNVVRIFLSLYFLTCQPLLNPLMYGLHLSKIRSLWKKLFRNKWR